In Primulina eburnea isolate SZY01 chromosome 5, ASM2296580v1, whole genome shotgun sequence, a single window of DNA contains:
- the LOC140831539 gene encoding protein ENHANCED DISEASE RESISTANCE 2-like → MLPAKLKLKHHHHHSSAASTTSNLDDWREEAINGGSLKHVDLHNGSNGWASPPGDVFSVRGPNYFSKKAKIPAGELLLNPAGVDWLRSNTKLDHVLARPENRVMNALRSSENYEKSKTFVVAINLQVPGRDHYSAVFYFATKLDESINSNPLLYQFINGTDAFRSSRFKIVNKIVKGPWIVKTAVGSHSACLLGKALKCSYHRGPNYLEIGVDIGSSAIATAILRLALGCVTAVTMDMGFLVEAQTDTELPERLFGAVRICQMEMGSATFVDGPTPTSKVLPISSGGESEIDDDE, encoded by the coding sequence ATGCTCCCTGCGAAGCTGAAGCTTaaacaccaccaccaccactctTCTGCCGCTTCCACTACTAGTAACTTAGATGATTGGAGGGAAGAAGCTATCAACGGCGGATCTTTGAAGCACGTGGACCTCCATAATGGGTCAAACGGCTGGGCATCGCCGCCGGGGGATGTATTTTCCGTCCGCGGGCCTAATTATTTCAGCAAGAAAGCAAAAATTCCCGCCGGAGagttgttgttgaatccagCTGGGGTTGACTGGCTCCGATCCAACACCAAGCTCGATCATGTACTGGCCCGGCCCGAAAACCGCGTAATGAACGCATTGCGCAGCTCAGAGAATTATGAAAAATCGAAAACTTTCGTTGTCGCGATAAATCTTCAAGTACCCGGCCGCGACCATTACTCTGCCGTTTTTTACTTTGCGACGAAATTGGACGAGTCGATTAATTCGAACCCACTGCTctatcagttcatcaatgggacAGACGCGTTTCGTAGCAGCCGGTTCAAGATCGTCAATAAAATCGTCAAAGGTCCGTGGATTGTGAAAACTGCCGTGGGAAGTCATTCGGCGTGTTTATTAGGTAAGGCTCTGAAGTGTAGCTATCATAGAGGACCAAACTACCTAGAGATTGGTGTAGATATCGGTAGTTCTGCTATAGCTACGGCCATTTTACGGCTTGCTTTGGGATGTGTTACGGCGGTGACAATGGATATGGGCTTCTTGGTAGAGGCACAAACGGATACAGAGTTGCCGGAGAGATTGTTTGGTGCGGTAAGGATATGCCAAATGGAGATGGGTTCAGCGACTTTTGTTGATGGTCCGACTCCGACGAGTAAGGTTTTGCCCATAAGCAGCGGTGGTGAAAGCGAAATTGACGACGATGAGTAG